A single genomic interval of Oryza sativa Japonica Group chromosome 7, ASM3414082v1 harbors:
- the LOC4342342 gene encoding peptidyl-prolyl cis-trans isomerase FKBP19, chloroplastic — protein sequence MDLVRALAAIPARHPLPPSSLTKARRHGPQPSTTVLAPVPGGMLDRRRLLLIPAISISIGSFDKGAAKAEFADMPALRGKDYGKTKMKYPDYTETESGLQYKDLRVGDGPSPKKGETVVVDWDGYTIGYYGRIFEARNKTKGGSFEGGDKDFFKFKIGSGQVIPAFEEAISDMAPGGVRRIIVPPDLGYPDNDYNKLGPKPTTFSGQRALDFVLRNQGLIDKTLLFDIELLKIIPSQ from the exons ATGGACTTGgtgcgcgcgctcgccgccatcCCGGCTCGtcaccctctccctccctcctcgctGACAAAGGCTCGCCGCCATGGGCCTCAACCATCGACGACCGTTCTGGCGCCGGTGCCAG GTGGAATGTTGGATAGAAGAAGACTGCTGTTGATTCCTGCAATCAGCATCAGCATTGGCTCCTTCGACAAGGGGGCAGCAAAAGCTGAGTTTGCTGATA TGCCTGCGCTTCGTGGGAAGGATTATGGAAAGACGAAGATGAAGTACCCAGATTACACTGAAACAGAATCAGGTCTTCAGTACAag GACTTGAGAGTTGGTGATGGGCCTTCTCCAAAGAAAGGGGAAACAGTAGTG GTTGATTGGGATGGCTACACAATTGGATACTATGGTCGCATTTTTGAAGCTCGAAACAAGACCAAAGGTGGTTCCTTTGAG GGTGGTGATAAAGACTTCTTTAAATTTAAGATTGGATCAGGACAG GTCATACCAGCTTTTGAGGAGGCTATATCAGACATGGCTCCAGGTGGAGTTAGGAG GATAATAGTACCACCAGATCTTGGATACCCAGACAATGACTACAACAAGTTGGGTCCAAAACCAACGACATTCTCG GGACAAAGGGCTCTGGATTTTGTTCTGAGGAATCAAGGGTTGATAGATAAAACTCTCCTGTTTGACATTGAGCTTTTGAAGATTATACCAAGTCAATAG